One window from the genome of Cyprinus carpio isolate SPL01 chromosome B1, ASM1834038v1, whole genome shotgun sequence encodes:
- the LOC109090176 gene encoding tumor necrosis factor receptor superfamily member 11B-like isoform X1, which translates to MFLFTVVLLPVLSGAGLAADEPTYWRTDPVTGQQLQCKKCPPGTRLGAHCTSSRETDCLPCGPGLFTEFWNYIPDCLRCDACSDHQQVVRPCNGTVNTVCGCEAGFYWDQHFCRRHSECKPGHGVKASGVGTPHRDTVCELCAGGHFADVRKTHAACVTHSACKTGEQLVLPGSRWHDNVCATCDQLTLKELVDLFEPVLSGLQIQYGTPIEHLKKLVNRRLRRKRFGKRAALRRAEGPVQWLQLWNDKMPEEAPLNLLSIYPSYLLADRIAHKILRFQHHCNSTALLTL; encoded by the exons TGTCTGGAGCCGGACTGGCGGCGGATGAACCCACATACTGGCGCACGGATCCGGTCACCGGACAGCAGCTGCAGTGTAAAAAGTGTCCGCCGGGAACTCGTCTGGGCGCACATTGCACAAGCTCCCGCGAGACGGACTGCCTGCCGTGCGGCCCGGGTCTGTTCACGGAGTTCTGGAACTACATCCCGGACTGCCTGCGGTGCGACGCGTGCTCCGATCACCAGCAGGTCGTTCGACCGTGTAACGGAACCGTGAACACAGTCTGCGGATGTGAGGCCGGATTCTACTGGGATCAGCACTTCTGCAGGAGACACAGCGAGTGCAAACCGGGTCACGGAGTCAAAGCTTCAGGTGTGG GGACACCACACAGAGACACAGTGTGTGAGCTCTGTGCAGGTGGGCACTTCGCAGATGTCAGAAAGACGCATGCAGCATGCGTTACTCACAGCGCCTGCAAGACTGGTGAACAGCTGGTGCTGCCCGGATCCAGGTGGCATGATAATGTGTGTGCAACCTGTGACCAGCTCACACTAAAAG AATTGGTGGATTTATTTGAGCCGGTTCTGTCCGGTCTGCAGATTCAGTATGGGACTCCGATTGAGCATCTGAAGAAGTTAGTGAACCGCCGTCTGCGCAGGAAGAGGTTTGGCAAGCGAGCTGCGCTGCGGAGGGCCGAGGGTCCAGTGCAGTGGCTCCAGCTCTGGAACGACAAGATGCCAGAGGAGGCACCGCTGAACCtgctgtctatctatccatcctatCTCCTCGCGGACAGAATCGCACACAAAATCCTGCGATTCCAGCATCACTGCAATAGCACTGCACTGCTAACATTATGA
- the LOC109090176 gene encoding tumor necrosis factor receptor superfamily member 11B-like isoform X2, with product MFLFTVVLLPVLSGAGLAADEPTYWRTDPVTGQQLQCKKCPPGTRLGAHCTSSRETDCLPCGPGLFTEFWNYIPDCLRCDACSDHQQVVRPCNGTVNTVCGCEAGFYWDQHFCRRHSECKPGHGVKASGTPHRDTVCELCAGGHFADVRKTHAACVTHSACKTGEQLVLPGSRWHDNVCATCDQLTLKELVDLFEPVLSGLQIQYGTPIEHLKKLVNRRLRRKRFGKRAALRRAEGPVQWLQLWNDKMPEEAPLNLLSIYPSYLLADRIAHKILRFQHHCNSTALLTL from the exons TGTCTGGAGCCGGACTGGCGGCGGATGAACCCACATACTGGCGCACGGATCCGGTCACCGGACAGCAGCTGCAGTGTAAAAAGTGTCCGCCGGGAACTCGTCTGGGCGCACATTGCACAAGCTCCCGCGAGACGGACTGCCTGCCGTGCGGCCCGGGTCTGTTCACGGAGTTCTGGAACTACATCCCGGACTGCCTGCGGTGCGACGCGTGCTCCGATCACCAGCAGGTCGTTCGACCGTGTAACGGAACCGTGAACACAGTCTGCGGATGTGAGGCCGGATTCTACTGGGATCAGCACTTCTGCAGGAGACACAGCGAGTGCAAACCGGGTCACGGAGTCAAAGCTTCAG GGACACCACACAGAGACACAGTGTGTGAGCTCTGTGCAGGTGGGCACTTCGCAGATGTCAGAAAGACGCATGCAGCATGCGTTACTCACAGCGCCTGCAAGACTGGTGAACAGCTGGTGCTGCCCGGATCCAGGTGGCATGATAATGTGTGTGCAACCTGTGACCAGCTCACACTAAAAG AATTGGTGGATTTATTTGAGCCGGTTCTGTCCGGTCTGCAGATTCAGTATGGGACTCCGATTGAGCATCTGAAGAAGTTAGTGAACCGCCGTCTGCGCAGGAAGAGGTTTGGCAAGCGAGCTGCGCTGCGGAGGGCCGAGGGTCCAGTGCAGTGGCTCCAGCTCTGGAACGACAAGATGCCAGAGGAGGCACCGCTGAACCtgctgtctatctatccatcctatCTCCTCGCGGACAGAATCGCACACAAAATCCTGCGATTCCAGCATCACTGCAATAGCACTGCACTGCTAACATTATGA